The window GAACACCTCATAAATTATAACCAACTGACAATCAGTATATATAAAATAAACCCAAAGCTCTCTTCGAAACATTCGAACACTTAAAAATCTGATTTATAATAACTTAAGGATTAGGACTTCCTAATCCGAACGGATACTCCTGCAAAAGCGAACGCCTGATCTTAATATCCGCGTACATAATTTTCATCCGGTAATCCTCTTCATAGAAAATTCATAAGAGAGTTACTAACTTTTGCCCCGTTGAATTGAAAGAGGACTATGTGTAAAATAAAAACCCTGCTATTTTTATTAGTTGTATTTTTTTGCTGTAATACAAATCGGGCAACCGCCCAAACCGACACACTCAAAATTAACTTCCAGGATGCCGAAAAAACAGTTTTTGGAAAACAACCTGGCCTTACTGGCGCAGAAGTATAATATTGAGGCTTCAAAAGCGCTGATACAGCAAGCCAAACTCTGGGACAACCCGGTACTAAGCACCGACCAAAACATCTGGGATGGCGGCAGCAAAAAATTCTTTTACCACGGCAATAACAGCGGCCAGGTTTTTGTGCAGCTAAGCCAGGTTTTTGCTACCGCGCGGCAAACGCGGCAAACAGGTAAAAGTAGCCGAAGATGATGCCAAAGTTCAGGAAGCTGCCTTTGCCGATCTGATGCGCAACCTGCGTTACAACCTTCAGCTGGATTTCAGCCAGTTAGCTACATTGAACGCCCAGGAAAAAGTTTACCAGAACGAAATTAGTTCGGCCCAGAACCTGGTTGCGGCCATTCAAAAATCATTTGATGCCGGTAATACTTCAATGAAAGATCTGATCCGCCTGAAAGCATTACTTTTTGGCCTGCAGAATGATATGGTAGAAAATCATCGCCAGGTAAACGATTTGCAAACTGAGTTAAAAACCCTGCTGCAAACCAAGGAAACTGCCTTTGTATACCCGCTGATAAACGACAAACCTGTTGAAACGGTAACCCTCGATATCCCAGGTTTGATTGAGCAGGCCAAAAAAAAACAGGCCCGATTACCTGTCAAATCAATACCAGTTAAGTTCGGCCACACATAACCTGGCGTATCAAAAAGCTTTGGCCGTACCCGATGTTACTATCGGTGCCGCTTATGACCAAAACAGCAGTTATGCCCGCAACTACTATGGCCTGCAAATTGGCTTGCCCCTGCCCTTTTTTAACCGTAACCAGGGCAATATCAAGTCGGCCAAATTCAATATTCAAAGTCAGGAAGCAACTGTAAAGCAGAACGAACTTCAGCTTAAAAACGATGTTGTAGCGGCTGTAAATCAGTACAAATTAAACCAGCAACTGTTCTCGACCCAGCAACTGGAGTTTAATGAGCAATACGATAAACTGTTTAACAGCATGCTTAAAAGCTTCCAGCAAAGACAAATCAGCCTGATTGAATTTGTCGATTTTTTGATACCTACAAAGACACCAAGCTAAAAATACTGCAACAGCAATACAACCTGCAAAAAGCCATTGCCGACCTGAACTTTGCAACGGCACTACTATAATTAAATCGTAAAACACCTTATAAAACATATATAAATGATGAAAAGAGAAACGCTGTTATCCGGCATCTCCGCTTTACTATTGCTTGCCGCCTGCAAAGGCAAGCCGCAACCCGTAGCCGAAAATAAGCAGGTTTGCGTAAGCGATTCGATGGCAAAAATCATAACCATTGATACCGCAAAAACAACCGCCATAAAAAATGAACTTACCCTATCGGGCGAGGTTTCAAATGATGAAAATAACGTTGTAAAAGTTTTTCCTTTTTCAAGCGGGCAAATACTGGATGTTAAAGTTTCCCTTGGCGATAAAGTATCCAAAGGTCAAACCCTTGCTATCATGCGCAGCGCCGATGTTGCCGGGAATTATACCGACTTAACGGCCACAAAATCAGACCTCGCCATATCAAAACGCCAACTGGAGCAGGCGGAGTACCTGTACAAAAATGGTATCTCCAGCGAGCGTGATTACACCGAAGCCAAAGAAAATTATAACAAGGCAGAAGCAGCTAACCATAAAATTCAGCAGCAAATAGCCATTAATGGTGGCGGTAACACCAACCGGGCGGCACGCTGATTATCAGGGCACCCGAAACCGGTTATGTAGTCGAAAAAAATGTTACCACAGGCAGCTTCATCCGCCAGGATAACAACGGCAGTATGTTCACGATATCCAACATGAAAGATGTATGGATTTGGGCCAACGTGTTTGAATCCGACATCAGCAAGGTTAAAACTGGGTACAGTGCAAAAGTAACCACGCTGGCCTACCCCGGTAAGGTTTTCGAAGGTAAAATTGATGCTGTAAGCTCGGTGCTCGATCCTGATAACAAAGTAATGAAGATAAAAGTGGTATTACCAAATACCGATATGCTGCTGAAACCCGAAATGTTTACCAATGTAGTGATTACCAATAACGATGCCGCAACGTCGGTATCAATCCCGGCAAAAGCAGTGATTTTCGACAGCAGTAAAAACTTCGTGGTGGTTTATAACAGCAAATGCGATTTAAAGGTACGCGAGGTAAGCGTTATCAAAACAGTAGACGATATCACCTACATCGCATCTGGCCTAAACGCCGGCGACAGAGTGATCTCCAAAAACGGCCTGCTTTTATACGATGCGTTAGCGGGAGATTGATTTTTTAGTATCAAGTAGTTAGTATCAAGATTTTAAAATCGTGTTTACCGATGCTTCCAATACAAGATAAACCTTGAGAAAAAAGGTCTTGATACTTGATACTCGCTACTTGATACTGTTTAAAAACTACTTGATACTATCAAAATGAATAAATTCATTAAAAATATAATCTACTTTTCGCTCAGGCACCGCTACTTTGTGTTTTTTATGACACTGGTTTTGATTGTGCTTGGTGTGTGGAGCTACATGAATACGCCCATCGAGACGTTTCCTGATGTAACCAATACCCAAATCATCATTATTGCCCAATGGCCGGGCCGCAGCGCCGAGGAAGTTGAAAAAATGATCACCATCCCGATGGAGACTGTTTTAAACTCGGTACAAAAAAAGGCTAACCTGCGTACAACGTCTGCCTTCGGCTTATCATACGTGCGCATCATTTTTGATGATGATGTGGATGACGCTTTTGCCCGGCAGCAGGTACTAAGCCGCCTGGGCAATGCCGATTTGCCCGATGGTGTAAAACCAGAAGTTGAGCCACCCTACGGCCCTACCGGCGAGATTTATCGTTATACGCTTAAAAGCCGCACCAAATCAATCCACGAACTTACTGCCATTCAGGATTGGGTGCTTGATCGCCAATTTAAATCTGTACCCGGCGTTGCCGATGTGAACAGCTTTGGTGGCGAGGAAAAAAACTTATGAAGTTTCTGTTAACCCCGCCCTGTTACAAAAATACGGGCTTACTTCGCTGGATGTTTATACTGCCATTAACCGCAGTAACATCAATGTGGGTGGCGACGTGATTGAAAAAAACGACCAGGCCTATGTAGTGCGCGGTATCGGGGTTATCAATAATATCGATGAGATACAAAATATCATCATCAAAAATGTAAACAACGTACCCATATTGGCTAAGGATATTGCCGATGTAAAAGAGGCAGGCCTGCCCCGCTTAGGGCAGGTGAGCCGCGACAAGCAGAAAGACGTATTGGAAGGTATCATTGTAATGCGCAAAGGCGAAAATCCTGCCGAGGTGTTAAATCGTATCCGAGACAAAGTAAAAGATCTGAACGATAACATCCTGCCCAAGGACGTGAAGATTGATACCTTTTACGACCGCACCAACCTGATGGATTTTTGCACCGAAACAGTTATCCATAACCTTTGCGAGGGTATTATCCTGGTAACCGTCATCGTATTCCTATTTATGGCCGACTGGCGTACAACCCTTACCGTTGCTATCATCATCCCGTTATCTTTATTGTTTGCCTTTGTATGTATGCGTATAAAAGGAATGAGCGCCAACCTGTTATCAATGGGTGCTGTGGATTTTGGTATTATTATAGATGGCGCGGTTGTAATGGTTGAGGGGATTTTTGTTGCCCTTGATCATAAGGCCAAAGAAGTAGGTATGCAAAAGTTTAACGGACTTGCTAAGCTGGGGCTGTTTAAAAATGTGGGGGCCGAAATGGGTAAAGCCATCTTCTTCTCCAAGCTGATTATCATCACCTGTTTAATACCGATTTTTGCATTTCAGAAGGTTGAGGGTAAAATGTTCTCGCCTTTGGCCTATACTTTAGGTTTCGCATTACTTGGGGCATTAATATTCACACTAACCCTGGTGCCTGCCCTGTCCAGCATTCTGTTACAGAAAAACGTAAAGGAAAAACATAATCCGGTTGTTATCTTTTTTGAGAACGGCATACGCCGGATGTTCAACTTCACCTATAAAAATCAAAAATTAAGTTTGCTGGTTGCGGTTGCATTTATGGCGATCACATTCTTCTCTGCCAGGTTCTTAGGATCAGAGTTTTTACCTGATTTAAATGAAGGAGCGCTTTGGGTAGAGGCTGAATTGCCTATGAGTGTTTCATTGTCAGAAGCAGAAAGCATCAATCAAAAAATGATGCAGATATTAGATAAGTTTCCCGAGGTAAAACAAACCCTGGCACAAGTTGGCCGTACCAATGACGGTACCGACCCTAAAGGCTTCTTTGACGTACAAATCCAGGTAGATCTTAAAAACAAAAAAGAATGGCCCAGCGGCATTACCGAGGATGAACTTATTGCCCAGATGGATAAGCAACTAAGCAAAATCCCTGGTGCTGTATTCAACTATTCGCAGCCTATTCGGGATAACGTAGAGGAAGCGGTTGCAGGTGTTAACGCCGCGTTAGCCGTAAAAATCTTCGGCCCCGATTTTCAAACACTTGATAAAAAAGCCGACAGTGTACTGCGAATTTTGAAAACCGTACAGGGCGTTGAAGATCTTGGGGTACTACGTAACTTAGGCCAACCAGAGTTCAGGATTGAGCTTGACCAGCGTAAAATGGCACTTTATGGCGTATCTACCGCCGATGCAAACTCTGTTATAGAAATGGCGATTGGTGGTAAAGCGGCAACTGAATTATATGAAGGCGAACGCAGGTTTGATGTGAGGATCAGGTATCAGCAACAATACCGCAATACCCAGGATAAAATAGAGAACCTGATGGTACCTACCCTTAACGGATCGAAAATTTCAATAAAAGAAATAGCTACCATCAAAACAATTACCGGGCCTGCTTTTATTTACAGGGATAACAACACCCGCTACATTGCCGTAAAATTCTCGGTACGCGGCCGCGATTTGGGCAGCACTATTGCCGAGGCACAAAGTAAGGTGCACTCAAAAGTAACATTTGAACACGGCTACACTGATGTTTGGGCGGGTGAATTTGAAAACCAGATCCGTGCATCAAATACATTGGCCCACGTAGTGCCTATTTGTTTACTGGTGATATTCCTCATCTTGTTTATCACATTTGGCAATGCCAAAGATGCCACTTTGGTTATCATGAATGTGCCATTTGCCTTAATTGGCGGGATATTAGCCTTACACATTACCGGTACCAATTTTAGTATCTCTGCAGGTATAGGGTTTATCGCCTTATTTGGTGTGTGTATACAAAATGGCGTAATCCTGGTATCTGTATTTAAAAAGAACCTGGAAGAGCATATTCCGTTGGATAAGGCCATTTTAGATGGCGTAATCAGTCGTGTAAGGCCTGTGGTGATGACTGCATTGATGGCGGCCATAGGGTTGATGCCGGCAGCAGTATCAACGGGAATCGGCTCCGAAACGCAGAAACCCCTGGCTATTGTAGTTATTGGAGGCCTGGTAACCTCTACCATATTAACATTATTGATATTGCCTATCATATATGCTATCGTTCACCGGCTGGTTCACCGCCGCGAAAACCGTAAGCTTTTGAAAAAAATGGGCGTTGTACGCA is drawn from Mucilaginibacter ginsenosidivorax and contains these coding sequences:
- a CDS encoding TolC family protein → MLPRGKRGKQVKVAEDDAKVQEAAFADLMRNLRYNLQLDFSQLATLNAQEKVYQNEISSAQNLVAAIQKSFDAGNTSMKDLIRLKALLFGLQNDMVENHRQVNDLQTELKTLLQTKETAFVYPLINDKPVETVTLDIPGLIEQAKKKQARLPVKSIPVKFGHT
- a CDS encoding efflux RND transporter periplasmic adaptor subunit: MRAPETGYVVEKNVTTGSFIRQDNNGSMFTISNMKDVWIWANVFESDISKVKTGYSAKVTTLAYPGKVFEGKIDAVSSVLDPDNKVMKIKVVLPNTDMLLKPEMFTNVVITNNDAATSVSIPAKAVIFDSSKNFVVVYNSKCDLKVREVSVIKTVDDITYIASGLNAGDRVISKNGLLLYDALAGD
- a CDS encoding TolC family protein — protein: MPKKQFLENNLALLAQKYNIEASKALIQQAKLWDNPVLSTDQNIWDGGSKKFFYHGNNSGQVFVQLSQVFATARQTRQTGKSSRR
- a CDS encoding TolC family protein is translated as MSRPKKNRPDYLSNQYQLSSATHNLAYQKALAVPDVTIGAAYDQNSSYARNYYGLQIGLPLPFFNRNQGNIKSAKFNIQSQEATVKQNELQLKNDVVAAVNQYKLNQQLFSTQQLEFNEQYDKLFNSMLKSFQQRQISLIEFVDFLIPTKTPS
- a CDS encoding efflux RND transporter permease subunit; translated protein: MARKKTYEVSVNPALLQKYGLTSLDVYTAINRSNINVGGDVIEKNDQAYVVRGIGVINNIDEIQNIIIKNVNNVPILAKDIADVKEAGLPRLGQVSRDKQKDVLEGIIVMRKGENPAEVLNRIRDKVKDLNDNILPKDVKIDTFYDRTNLMDFCTETVIHNLCEGIILVTVIVFLFMADWRTTLTVAIIIPLSLLFAFVCMRIKGMSANLLSMGAVDFGIIIDGAVVMVEGIFVALDHKAKEVGMQKFNGLAKLGLFKNVGAEMGKAIFFSKLIIITCLIPIFAFQKVEGKMFSPLAYTLGFALLGALIFTLTLVPALSSILLQKNVKEKHNPVVIFFENGIRRMFNFTYKNQKLSLLVAVAFMAITFFSARFLGSEFLPDLNEGALWVEAELPMSVSLSEAESINQKMMQILDKFPEVKQTLAQVGRTNDGTDPKGFFDVQIQVDLKNKKEWPSGITEDELIAQMDKQLSKIPGAVFNYSQPIRDNVEEAVAGVNAALAVKIFGPDFQTLDKKADSVLRILKTVQGVEDLGVLRNLGQPEFRIELDQRKMALYGVSTADANSVIEMAIGGKAATELYEGERRFDVRIRYQQQYRNTQDKIENLMVPTLNGSKISIKEIATIKTITGPAFIYRDNNTRYIAVKFSVRGRDLGSTIAEAQSKVHSKVTFEHGYTDVWAGEFENQIRASNTLAHVVPICLLVIFLILFITFGNAKDATLVIMNVPFALIGGILALHITGTNFSISAGIGFIALFGVCIQNGVILVSVFKKNLEEHIPLDKAILDGVISRVRPVVMTALMAAIGLMPAAVSTGIGSETQKPLAIVVIGGLVTSTILTLLILPIIYAIVHRLVHRRENRKLLKKMGVVRNA
- a CDS encoding efflux RND transporter permease subunit, whose protein sequence is MNKFIKNIIYFSLRHRYFVFFMTLVLIVLGVWSYMNTPIETFPDVTNTQIIIIAQWPGRSAEEVEKMITIPMETVLNSVQKKANLRTTSAFGLSYVRIIFDDDVDDAFARQQVLSRLGNADLPDGVKPEVEPPYGPTGEIYRYTLKSRTKSIHELTAIQDWVLDRQFKSVPGVADVNSFGGEEKNL
- a CDS encoding efflux RND transporter periplasmic adaptor subunit, with the translated sequence MMKRETLLSGISALLLLAACKGKPQPVAENKQVCVSDSMAKIITIDTAKTTAIKNELTLSGEVSNDENNVVKVFPFSSGQILDVKVSLGDKVSKGQTLAIMRSADVAGNYTDLTATKSDLAISKRQLEQAEYLYKNGISSERDYTEAKENYNKAEAANHKIQQQIAINGGGNTNRAAR